A genomic region of Eucalyptus grandis isolate ANBG69807.140 chromosome 5, ASM1654582v1, whole genome shotgun sequence contains the following coding sequences:
- the LOC120293895 gene encoding TMV resistance protein N-like, translating into MQEANIRVFLDEEELHVGKEIADELPVAIEKSKIYIPIFSKGYASSAWCLRELAHMVDCKKSKPSEKEIMPIFYDVKPRDVKLKSQRYVSALEEHEEKFGRETRQKWEDALKSVAQIKGWELKKQGHWKFIQSVLQEIVMKMKTKDKYVTEHLVGMDDPKEAVRSCWTWTPGLALCPDKLKISYNALNHEQQQIFLDIACLFVDKDKTNALYMWKDCGFRPDHSIQVLVCMSLIKITDHNKFWMHDQPRDLGRKIVHGDTRPTNPRKQSRLWDLETADNIIGTKERKKHIEAICLWETRVYTSKEFSRLPNIRFLMLVGGNFSGDFENHFSELRYMTRTGVSREFLAINFHPSNLVVLELSYSSITEEWAGWSQFKVAKKLKVLDISHCSNMTRTPNFSDYLSLERLNLEDCKKLTEVDGSLKSLSSRILYHSKMINANCPLGWKEVQLDRLEQLVEFDVDDLDLEGFSGLSNLKRLKRLTLYECQNLTAIQGLGSLDSLEQLDISICPKIGSLDDLSNLKKLKSLRISNCEVLQAVKGLDELETLATLDLVNCDH; encoded by the exons ATGCAAGAAGCAAACATCCGTGTTTTCCTCGACGAGGAAGAGCTCCACGTTGGTAAAGAAATAGCTGATGAACTACCGGTGGCCATTGAAAAGTCGAAGATCTACATACCCATCTTTTCTAAAGGTTATGCTTCGAGCGCGTGGTGCCTTCGCGAGCTTGCACACATGGTGGATTGCAAGAAATCCAAACCATCTGAGAAGGAGATTATGCCAATTTTCTACGACGTTAAGCCTCGCGATGTTAAGCTTAAGTCTCAACGGTACGTCAGCGCTTTGGAGGAGCATGAAGAGAAGTTCGGTCGCGAGACGAGGCAAAAGTGGGAGGATGCCCTCAAAAGTGTAGCCCAAATCAAAGGATGGGAGTTGAAAAAGCAAGG GCATTGGAAATTCATTCAATCGGTGCTACAAGAGattgtgatgaagatgaagacaaaAGACAAATATGTTACCGAGCATTTAGTTGGAATGGACGATCCAAAGGAGGCCGTTCGAAGTTGTTGGACATGGACTCCGGGGCTTGCGCTTT GTCCAGACAAGCTGAAGATTAGCTACAATGCCTTGAATCATGAGCAACAACAGATTTTTCTCGACATCGCATGTCTCTTTGTGGACAAGGACAAGACAAATGCACTCTACATGTGGAAGGATTGTGGGTTTAGGCCGGATCATTCAATTCAAGTCCTTGTTTGTATGTCCTTAATAAAGATAACCGATCACAACAAATTCTGGATGCACGACCAACCGAGAGATCTCGGAAGGAAAATTGTTCATGGAGATACGAGACCAACCAATCCAAGAAAGCAAAGCAGGTTATGGGATCTTGAGACGGCCGATAATATCATAGGAACGAAAGAG AGAAAGAAGCACATTGAAGCAATCTGCTTATGGGAAACACGAGTTTATACAAGCAAAGAGTTTTCAAGGCTTCCAAACATAAGGTTCCTCATGTTAGTGGGGGGGAATTTTAGTGGAGACTTTGAGAATCATTTTTCAGAGTTAAGATACATGACCCGCACAGGGGTCTCTCGAGAGTTCTTGGCCATCAATTTCCATCCAAGCAATCTTGTAGTTCTTGAACTGAGCTATAGCTCAATCACAGAGGAATGGGCTGGATGGAGTCAATTCAAG GTTGCTAAAAAGCTTAAAGTTTTGGATATCTCACATTGTAGCAACATGACCAGGACTCCAAACTTCTCCGATTATTTGAGTTTAGAGAGATTGAACCTTGAGGATTGTAAAAAACTAACTGAAGTTGATGGTTCCCTCAAAAGCTTAA GTTCCAGAATCCTTTATCATTCCAAGATGATCAATGCCAACTGTCCCTTGGG GTGGAAGGAAGTTCAACTCGATAGGCTTGAACAGTTGGTTGAATTTGACGTGGATGACTTAGACCTTGAGGGATTTTCTGGTCTTTCGAATTTGAAGAGGTTGAAGCGGTTGACGCTGTACGAGTGTCAAAATCTTACTGCCATCCAAGGTCTTGGTTCATTGGACTCGTTGGAGCAATTGGATATAAGCATCTGTCCTAAAATTGGAAGTTTAGATGATCTATCGAATTTGAAAAAGCTGAAGTCCTTGAGGATTTCCAATTGTGAAGTGCTTCAAGCAGTTAAGGGCTTGGATGAACTAGAGACTCTCGCAACATTGGACTTAGTCAATTGCGATCATTGA
- the LOC120294112 gene encoding ubiquitin domain-containing protein 2-like: MKMRREFWDTAPHYGGRQEIWDALHAAAEADLTLAQAIVNSAGVIVQRVDLTICYDERGAKYELPKYVLSEPTNLIDDN, translated from the exons ATGAAGATGCGTAGGGAGTTTTGGGACACTGCACCTCATTATGGTGGGAGACAAG AGATATGGGATGCTCTGCATGCAGCAGCAGAAGCAGATCTAACGCTTGCCCAAGCAATTGTAAATAGTGCTGGCGTGATTGTTCAGAGAGTTGACTTGACAATATGCTATGATGAAAGAG GTGCGAAGTACGAATTGCCCAAGTACGTTTTGAGTGAGCCgaccaatttgattgatgataaTTGA
- the LOC120293896 gene encoding toll/interleukin-1 receptor-like protein has product MDKGKNSEAGTSSSELSTIDYEVFLSFRGPDTRQGFTDCLYHEMQEANIRVFFDEEELHVGKEIADELPMAIEKSKIYVPIFSKGYVSSPWCLRELEHMVGCTNTKPSEKEIMPIFYNVKPCDVKLMSQLYVRDLKKHEKKFGRQTRQKWEDALKSVAKIKGWELKSQGYVVSYRSP; this is encoded by the coding sequence ATGGATAAGGGAAAGAACTCGGAGGCCGGAACGAGCAGCAGTGAGTTATCAACAATTGACTATGAGGTCTTCTTAAGTTTCAGAGGGCCGGATACTCGCCAAGGATTCACGGATTGCCTTTACCACGAAATGCAAGAAGCTAACATCCGTGTTTTCTTCGATGAGGAAGAGCTCCACGTCGGTAAAGAAATAGCTGATGAACTACCAATGGCTATCGAAAAGTCGAAGATCTATGTACCAATCTTCTCCAAGGGTTATGTTTCGAGTCCTTGGTGCCTTCGCGAGCTTGAACACATGGTGGGGTGCACAAATACCAAACCGTCTGAGAAGGAAATCATGCCGATTTTCTACAACGTGAAACCTTGCGATGTTAAGCTTATGTCTCAACTGTACGTCCGTGATTTGAAGAAGCATGAAAAGAAGTTTGGCCGCCAGACGAGGCAAAAGTGGGAGGATGCCCTCAAAAGTGTAGCTAAAATCAAAGGATGGGAATTGAAAAGCCAAGGGTATGTGGTGTCCTACCGTTCTCCGTGA